The region TCTCGGTGGCTCTGTGGATGATTCGCTTCATGGGTTTGAGCCCAGAGATGACTATAAAATGTGCCAGCTTTCAATCCAACCAGATGGCTCTGTGACTAACCACGCTCTGGAATCCTTTGCTTCCAACACATCTCATATGTGCTCAGATTCCAGCAGACCAGGTAAatatgtgtactgtgtgtgttatactgtataatttGGGTTTCCTTCGACTGTGAGTCAGAGCAAATTAATCAATAACTCACTTTAAATGGGCATAAAGAGGTTTTGGTGTGTCTGATATTATAATGCTTCTACATTACCCATTTCTGCGTGTTTTGTTAGATGAGCGGCAGTCTCAGGGACCAGGTGGAGCATCCAGGTTTGAGATTAAACAAGAGCAGGGGCCCACTTCAGGCTCTGGCCAGCCCAGCAGGAAGGAGCCTGGGTTGCCTGATGACAACAGAGTCGATGATGGTGACCTTGGCTACGTTGAAGTCGGAGGGGAGGGAGGTTCCCAGCGTGCCTTTACTCACCCCATGCGTCACCAAAGACCTGTGCGAGAATGCGGTGGTGCGTTGCAACAGGGCGGACTTGATGGACAGAAACAGTTGGCTAGGACTGCTGTAGGCGGGAGAATGGACAGTGTCTCACCGGGCAGAGCAGAGGACTCTGCAGGACCTTCGGTCTGTGATACAGTAGGGGAGCCCTCTGGAGATCGGCCTCACCACTGCTTGGAGTGTGGAAAGACCTTCCGTCTGATCTCCAGCTTGAAGAAGCACATCCGCatccacactggagagaagccctATCCGTGTGGAGTCTGTGGTCGTCGCTTCCGCGAGTCAGGCGCGCTTAAAACCCACCTGCGCAtacacacaggtgagaagccatACTCTTGCTCAGAGTGTGGAAACTGCTTCCGCCACCTGGACGGTTTGCGCaaacacaggcgcacacacaccgGAGAGAAACCTTACGTGTGTGCCATCTGTGGGAAGCGCCTCAGCCGCCTGCAGCACCTCAAACACCACCAGCTCATCCACACCGGAGAGAGGCCGTGCTGCTGCCCCTTCTGCAACCGCAGCTTCAAGGAGCCCGCAGCGCTGCGGAAACACATCCGCACGCACCGGGAGGAAGGCGGTCACATGGGGATTGGTGCCAGTGACGACACGGACCCAGACGCCATGGATGACATTAACAACCTCCACCCAGCAGCTCCGTCCCCTCAGATGAGGTTTGGGGAGTGGGGAGCTGAGGAGGACGACAGCTCGGTTGTGGACTGTGTGTAGGGCATGATTAAAGGAGTAACTGTCTGTTGGTATTCTTACCACAAAACCTACTCcgggtaaataaataaataaaaatgtggaaaaaggtGTTTGTGTAGCTTATAAACACGATGGATAAGGTCATCTCTGTTCCATGCTGTTGAAGTGAAGAAAGGGGCTATATATAACCCTAGCATTGGAGCTTTGTTTATATAATTCTTTACACTCTTAGATGTAAAAAATAACGTTTAAAATGTTCGCTGTacaagtatttttatttttttttcctgcacatTCATCAAGCAGCAGCAATAGCTTAGAGGTTGTTCTTGGCACAGGGAGTTTGCTAGCTTCCTGGCaataatttgacaaaaa is a window of Perca fluviatilis chromosome 16, GENO_Pfluv_1.0, whole genome shotgun sequence DNA encoding:
- the si:ch1073-224n8.1 gene encoding zinc finger protein 70; its protein translation is MTSRRTGYAGSMDSSPSNSSNSSVHSGNRKQSIINIPERTGVESCYDRKADKAGYGASQGSVTVTSLKSRLAPTIQSAMSAAVDTLLGEVVLVLNETQQELLHKEQENERLKVRLEVSERELKTLQECLCSAQKLIDQLQISYTGPQSISQSVFAPSLSSMASMTSGLDRDHQNARNVNGAGVDMGLGGSVDDSLHGFEPRDDYKMCQLSIQPDGSVTNHALESFASNTSHMCSDSSRPDERQSQGPGGASRFEIKQEQGPTSGSGQPSRKEPGLPDDNRVDDGDLGYVEVGGEGGSQRAFTHPMRHQRPVRECGGALQQGGLDGQKQLARTAVGGRMDSVSPGRAEDSAGPSVCDTVGEPSGDRPHHCLECGKTFRLISSLKKHIRIHTGEKPYPCGVCGRRFRESGALKTHLRIHTGEKPYSCSECGNCFRHLDGLRKHRRTHTGEKPYVCAICGKRLSRLQHLKHHQLIHTGERPCCCPFCNRSFKEPAALRKHIRTHREEGGHMGIGASDDTDPDAMDDINNLHPAAPSPQMRFGEWGAEEDDSSVVDCV